One region of Roseiconus lacunae genomic DNA includes:
- a CDS encoding DUF1800 domain-containing protein, producing the protein MPTSSHVMIDPQWAWEPYTPSDDQPWDARTASHLLRRSGFAPNATRLQTAVQEGFSNTFVSVTELQGGTDRFDSEMDLLAGAATASGSLDQLAAGWLYRMQATPSPLLEKMTLFWHGHFATSASKVQDASLMQQQNALLRQNALGHFRELLLGISRDPAMLIYLDSATNRKSHPNENYAREIMELFCLGEGNYTETDIREIARCFTGWEIKRKRFRFNRYQHDNGTKAFLGQSGDFGGEDAVRIIADQDAAAMFLCSKLVRFFVADELLLSPSVIEPLAEKMREDDLQIAPTVRRILGSNLFFSSHARASKIRSPVEYALDFLSAFEGSTDNYMVTKSISNLGQGLYHPPSVKGWDGGRAWINSSTLVGRANLVRQILDHKKSRFGKRSLEEYLAGHDVRRIDDLIDFVEPLLFATRLPTSARDRVHAIAKNNSTTGQSGFADALHLLGSLPEFQLS; encoded by the coding sequence ATGCCAACTTCTAGTCACGTGATGATCGATCCACAATGGGCTTGGGAGCCCTACACGCCTTCCGACGACCAACCTTGGGACGCCAGAACCGCGTCGCACCTCCTACGGCGCAGTGGTTTCGCCCCAAATGCGACGCGACTTCAAACGGCTGTTCAAGAAGGGTTTTCCAACACCTTTGTTTCGGTGACAGAACTTCAAGGCGGAACGGATCGATTTGACTCGGAAATGGACCTTTTGGCTGGTGCAGCCACCGCGAGTGGCAGCCTAGATCAGCTTGCCGCTGGCTGGTTGTACCGCATGCAGGCGACACCAAGTCCCTTGCTAGAAAAGATGACCTTATTCTGGCACGGACATTTCGCCACCAGTGCGTCAAAGGTTCAGGACGCTTCATTGATGCAGCAACAAAATGCGCTGCTCCGTCAAAACGCGCTCGGTCACTTTCGCGAGTTGTTACTCGGCATTTCACGCGACCCCGCAATGCTGATCTATCTCGACTCGGCAACAAACCGAAAATCGCATCCGAACGAAAACTATGCCCGTGAGATCATGGAGCTATTTTGCCTCGGCGAAGGCAACTACACCGAAACGGATATCCGTGAAATCGCGCGTTGTTTCACAGGCTGGGAAATCAAACGTAAACGGTTTCGGTTTAATCGATACCAACATGACAACGGAACCAAGGCTTTTCTTGGCCAGTCTGGCGATTTCGGAGGCGAAGATGCGGTCCGAATCATCGCCGATCAAGACGCCGCGGCGATGTTTCTGTGCTCCAAACTTGTCCGCTTCTTTGTCGCCGATGAACTTCTCTTGTCACCATCAGTCATCGAACCGTTAGCCGAAAAGATGCGTGAGGACGATTTGCAAATTGCCCCAACGGTACGTCGAATCTTAGGTAGCAATCTCTTTTTTTCGTCCCATGCCCGCGCCTCAAAAATTCGCTCGCCGGTGGAATACGCACTTGACTTTTTGAGCGCGTTCGAAGGCTCTACAGACAACTACATGGTCACCAAGTCAATCTCGAACTTGGGACAGGGGTTATATCATCCGCCCAGTGTCAAAGGTTGGGATGGCGGAAGAGCGTGGATCAATTCTTCGACACTCGTCGGGCGGGCCAACCTCGTTCGACAAATCCTCGATCATAAAAAATCCCGATTCGGGAAGCGATCACTCGAGGAGTACCTGGCGGGTCATGACGTTCGGCGGATCGACGATCTGATCGACTTTGTTGAACCCCTGCTTTTCGCAACACGTTTGCCAACGTCCGCACGTGATCGTGTTCATGCGATCGCCAAGAACAATTCTACGACCGGTCAATCGGGATTTGCAGACGCATTGCACCTCCTTGGTTCACTTCCGGAGTTTCAGTTGTCATGA
- the metX gene encoding homoserine O-acetyltransferase MetX, translated as MTEKAADRRSFESTDDNRVAGPLIHAQQIVFDDDIGLELGGRLQAVRCAYETWGTLNQDASNAVLVCHALSGDSHAARHDPQDDPGWWDDLIGPGKPIDTDRFFVVCPNVLGGCRGTTGPGDINPETGKPFGADFPQITIGDMVTVQKQLADHLGIFRWRAIIGGSLGGHQAMSWVSRFPRCTDVCVIIASSPRLTSQALGFDVIGRNAIQTDPHFYGGQYYDKPRRPDTGLAIARMLGHITYLSTEVMEKKFESDRHDPREIATSFEQRFSIGSYLAHQGQKFTTRFDANSYVTITMAMDLFDLGSSRLQLMETFGDAECEFLLVSFSSDWLFTPRQSRDMVNALTALDKSVTYAEITSPRGHDSFLINEDIRQYAPLIQARLGDLDQEPHQISMVESLILDEIPESASVLDLGCGDGHLLAELKRRGHQKLVGVEVAQSGILKAGSRGLNIIDYDLNEGLPAFIDNQFDVVVLSATLQAVANVEMLFDEMLRVGSRAIVSFPNFAYRELREDYVIRGRSPKAPGEFGYEWYNTPNRRFPSIADVHDLCRQKQIRLVNEYYFNASTGEQVRADQDPNLNADTAILVIAAV; from the coding sequence GTGACCGAGAAGGCTGCCGATCGCCGATCGTTCGAGAGTACCGACGACAACCGTGTCGCCGGGCCGCTGATCCATGCTCAGCAAATCGTCTTCGACGATGACATTGGACTGGAACTTGGTGGACGGCTGCAGGCTGTTCGATGCGCGTATGAAACCTGGGGAACCCTCAACCAAGACGCCAGCAATGCCGTCTTGGTTTGTCATGCGCTTTCGGGAGACTCGCACGCCGCCCGCCACGATCCCCAAGACGATCCGGGCTGGTGGGATGATTTGATCGGCCCCGGTAAACCGATCGATACCGACCGTTTCTTTGTTGTTTGCCCCAACGTTCTCGGAGGCTGCCGCGGTACGACCGGGCCGGGCGACATCAATCCAGAAACTGGAAAACCCTTTGGCGCCGATTTTCCGCAAATCACGATCGGCGACATGGTCACGGTTCAAAAGCAACTGGCCGATCACCTTGGGATCTTTCGTTGGCGAGCGATCATCGGCGGTTCCCTCGGTGGGCATCAAGCGATGAGCTGGGTGTCGCGTTTTCCACGGTGCACCGACGTGTGCGTCATCATCGCGTCCAGCCCCCGACTGACCAGTCAGGCACTCGGGTTTGATGTGATCGGCCGCAACGCGATTCAAACCGACCCACACTTTTACGGTGGGCAATACTATGACAAACCGCGCCGCCCCGACACCGGTTTGGCGATCGCCCGCATGCTGGGGCACATCACCTATCTATCGACCGAGGTGATGGAAAAGAAGTTTGAATCAGATCGACACGACCCGCGTGAAATCGCGACTAGCTTCGAACAACGTTTTAGCATTGGATCCTATCTCGCCCACCAAGGTCAAAAGTTTACTACAAGGTTCGACGCGAACAGTTACGTCACGATCACAATGGCGATGGATCTGTTCGATCTCGGTTCCAGTCGACTGCAGTTGATGGAAACCTTTGGCGACGCCGAGTGTGAGTTTCTATTAGTAAGTTTCAGCAGCGATTGGTTATTCACACCCCGGCAGTCGCGCGACATGGTCAACGCCTTGACGGCACTCGACAAGTCCGTCACGTATGCGGAAATCACTTCGCCACGCGGCCATGATTCTTTCTTGATCAACGAGGATATCCGTCAGTATGCGCCGCTGATCCAAGCCCGACTGGGCGACCTTGATCAAGAACCGCACCAAATCTCGATGGTCGAATCGTTGATCCTTGACGAAATCCCCGAGTCCGCGTCGGTATTAGATTTAGGGTGTGGCGATGGCCACTTGCTCGCCGAACTAAAACGCCGCGGACATCAAAAGTTAGTCGGCGTCGAAGTCGCCCAATCCGGCATCTTGAAAGCGGGCAGTCGCGGCCTGAACATCATTGACTACGACTTAAACGAAGGACTACCGGCTTTCATCGACAACCAATTCGACGTCGTCGTACTCAGCGCAACCCTCCAAGCAGTCGCGAACGTGGAAATGTTGTTCGACGAAATGCTACGCGTCGGGAGTCGGGCGATCGTTAGCTTTCCAAATTTCGCTTACCGCGAACTGCGTGAAGACTACGTCATCCGCGGCCGGTCTCCGAAAGCTCCCGGTGAATTTGGCTACGAATGGTATAACACGCCAAACCGACGCTTCCCTTCGATCGCAGACGTTCATGACCTCTGTCGGCAAAAACAGATCCGTCTGGTCAACGAGTACTATTTCAACGCGTCGACGGGAGAACAGGTTCGGGCGGATCAGGACCCCAACCTTAACGCGGATACCGCGATCCTAGTGATTGCCGCCGTCTAG
- a CDS encoding error-prone DNA polymerase has protein sequence MKYAELHCKSNFSFLCGASHPDELVTRAIELGYSALAMTDSETLAGVVRGFGAARDAGFQYIVGSEIHPIDAPSLVLWPTDRAAYGRLCQLISRGRLRREKGACEIRWADVIEFGEGMIAGAIASGENNPGVAADTTKDTPSAESPTNRPKLTTDFLRGPFRELFSDSAYLLCSLHLGPDDAAILRRFDRLSLQSGVPCVAAGNVHYHVAERMLLHDCVTAIRNGTTIDQVHEQRFANSQFHLRSLDEIQFLFRDLPGAIERTIEIAERCQFSLAELRYEYPEEIAPAGMSLIEHLKRLTWEGAKQRWPDGVPTRIIDSLRHEMKLIEELHYEAYFLTVWDMVRFARSRNILCQGRGSAANSTVCYCLGITSVDPTQNDLLFERFISRERNEAPDIDVDFEHQRREEVLQYLYEKYGRDRAGMTATVTSYRGKSAIREVGKALGLSSDMIDSLSKMAGDYRGTQEKIPGGLDACGLDIDSDIGKRFAYLVENLMGFPRHLSQHVGGMVMSAGKLCELCPIENAAMEGRTVIQWDKDDLDELGILKVDVLSLGMLSAIHRCFDLVKKHHQKTWSLSTIPHGDRATYDMICQADTMGVFQIESRAQMSMLPRLRPRCFYDLVIEVAIVRPGPIQGDMVHPFLKARENPAAVVYPSEPIKQVLEKTLGVPIFQEQAMRLAVVAAGFTPGEADQLRRAMAAWRRPGVIDRFRTKLLEGMKRNGLAGKFADQVFNQIRGFGEYGFPESHAASFALLVYVSCFLKRHYPAAFCCSLLNSQPMGFYAPAQLVADAKEHGVEVLPVDVNESDVESSLEVLPGKQSPAIRLGLQSIRSLPAEDGRRIAIERSIRGPYRDVTDLTRRAKIGQAAVSLLADADALRGLVGDRRAAIWQSLGQSENPADAPLLDSVDDDEPLPEQLVAMSPIEEVFADYNTTGMSLKAHPISFVRDELKTKRCVCATELPDLRDGRHVRIAGLVTIRQRPGTAKGITFVTLEDETGSMNLVIFPKVWQAFFRVAKTSNAWLVDGKLENRQGVIHVIVGRLTDLSSEVSGLRLRSRDFH, from the coding sequence CATCGTCGGCTCGGAAATTCATCCCATCGATGCGCCTTCGTTGGTTTTGTGGCCGACCGACCGAGCCGCCTACGGCCGTTTGTGCCAGCTGATTTCCCGCGGTCGCCTTCGGCGGGAAAAAGGAGCTTGTGAGATTCGTTGGGCAGATGTTATCGAGTTCGGCGAAGGAATGATCGCCGGCGCGATTGCTTCGGGAGAGAACAACCCAGGTGTTGCGGCGGATACGACAAAAGACACGCCCTCCGCTGAATCGCCAACGAATCGTCCTAAACTGACCACTGATTTTTTACGTGGACCGTTTCGAGAGCTATTTTCAGACTCTGCGTACCTGCTTTGTTCGTTGCACCTTGGTCCCGATGACGCTGCCATCTTGCGACGATTCGACCGGCTATCGCTTCAATCCGGCGTGCCATGCGTTGCGGCTGGTAATGTGCACTATCACGTCGCAGAAAGAATGTTATTACACGATTGCGTGACGGCAATCCGCAACGGCACGACGATCGATCAGGTTCACGAACAACGGTTCGCCAACAGCCAGTTTCATTTGCGGTCGCTCGATGAAATCCAGTTCCTCTTTCGGGATCTGCCGGGAGCGATCGAACGGACCATTGAAATCGCCGAGCGGTGCCAATTTTCTCTCGCCGAACTTCGCTACGAGTATCCCGAAGAGATCGCGCCGGCGGGGATGTCGCTGATCGAGCATCTCAAGCGTTTGACGTGGGAAGGTGCGAAGCAACGTTGGCCAGACGGCGTTCCCACTCGGATCATCGACTCACTACGTCACGAGATGAAGTTGATCGAAGAGTTGCACTACGAAGCATACTTTTTGACCGTTTGGGACATGGTTCGCTTTGCCCGCAGCCGGAATATCCTTTGTCAGGGACGTGGCAGCGCCGCCAATTCGACGGTTTGTTACTGCTTGGGGATTACCAGTGTCGATCCCACGCAAAACGATCTGCTGTTCGAGCGGTTTATCAGCCGGGAACGCAATGAAGCCCCTGACATTGACGTGGATTTCGAGCACCAACGTCGTGAAGAAGTGTTGCAGTATCTCTACGAAAAGTACGGTCGTGATCGTGCCGGGATGACTGCGACGGTGACAAGCTATCGTGGGAAAAGCGCGATCCGGGAAGTCGGGAAAGCACTTGGGTTGTCATCTGACATGATTGATTCATTGTCAAAGATGGCCGGTGATTACCGTGGCACACAAGAAAAAATTCCCGGCGGTCTCGATGCCTGTGGACTTGACATCGATTCAGACATTGGCAAACGATTTGCCTACCTTGTCGAAAACCTGATGGGATTCCCGAGGCACTTATCACAACATGTCGGGGGCATGGTGATGTCCGCGGGGAAGTTGTGTGAGTTGTGTCCGATCGAAAACGCCGCCATGGAAGGACGGACGGTGATTCAGTGGGACAAGGATGATCTGGACGAGCTTGGTATTCTGAAAGTCGACGTCCTATCGCTGGGAATGCTCTCTGCGATTCACCGTTGTTTCGATCTGGTAAAAAAACATCATCAAAAGACATGGTCGTTGTCAACGATCCCACACGGCGATCGAGCGACGTACGACATGATTTGCCAGGCCGACACGATGGGCGTATTCCAGATCGAAAGCCGCGCGCAAATGAGTATGCTGCCGCGGTTGCGTCCTCGCTGTTTCTACGACCTGGTGATCGAAGTTGCGATCGTCCGCCCGGGCCCGATTCAAGGCGACATGGTGCATCCGTTCTTGAAGGCGCGTGAAAACCCAGCGGCAGTCGTCTATCCCAGCGAGCCAATTAAACAGGTGCTGGAAAAGACGTTAGGCGTTCCCATTTTTCAAGAGCAAGCGATGCGTTTGGCGGTCGTCGCCGCCGGGTTTACTCCCGGTGAGGCCGATCAATTGCGGCGTGCGATGGCTGCTTGGCGACGCCCCGGTGTCATCGATCGCTTTCGTACCAAGTTGCTCGAAGGGATGAAACGGAACGGTTTGGCTGGCAAATTTGCCGATCAAGTCTTCAACCAGATTCGTGGCTTTGGCGAGTACGGATTCCCTGAATCACATGCGGCCAGTTTTGCGTTACTGGTGTACGTCTCGTGCTTCCTTAAGCGTCACTATCCGGCTGCGTTCTGTTGCTCGTTGCTCAACAGTCAACCGATGGGATTCTACGCACCGGCGCAATTGGTTGCCGATGCCAAAGAACATGGTGTCGAAGTGTTGCCAGTCGATGTGAACGAAAGTGACGTCGAGTCGTCGCTCGAAGTACTGCCGGGAAAGCAATCCCCCGCGATTCGTTTAGGACTTCAGAGCATTCGATCGCTTCCCGCAGAAGACGGGCGGCGCATCGCAATCGAAAGAAGCATTCGTGGTCCGTATCGTGATGTGACCGACTTGACACGTCGAGCAAAAATCGGTCAAGCGGCTGTTTCATTATTGGCCGACGCGGATGCGCTTCGTGGTCTCGTCGGCGATCGGCGTGCTGCGATTTGGCAGTCGCTCGGCCAATCGGAAAATCCGGCCGATGCACCCCTGTTGGATTCCGTCGACGATGACGAACCGCTGCCGGAGCAACTTGTCGCGATGTCTCCCATCGAGGAGGTCTTTGCCGACTACAACACGACCGGAATGAGCTTGAAAGCGCATCCGATTTCTTTTGTCCGTGACGAGCTAAAGACCAAGCGTTGTGTTTGTGCGACGGAACTGCCTGACTTGCGTGATGGTCGCCACGTCCGGATCGCGGGACTGGTAACCATCCGGCAACGGCCTGGGACTGCCAAAGGAATCACCTTTGTGACGCTCGAAGACGAAACCGGGTCGATGAACTTGGTGATTTTCCCGAAGGTCTGGCAAGCGTTCTTTCGCGTTGCCAAAACAAGCAATGCATGGTTGGTCGACGGAAAACTGGAAAACCGGCAAGGCGTCATCCACGTTATCGTCGGACGCCTGACAGACCTGTCGAGCGAAGTGAGCGGGCTTCGATTGCGATCCAGAGATTTTCACTGA
- a CDS encoding sulfatase family protein: protein MRLSLFTAVCLCVGVIFSGNSLSADELPDIVVYFADDLSQRDCSVYADRGVKTPALETLASQGMTFTHAFVASPSCAPSRAALLTGLMPARNGAEENHTFPHDDIDRLPRRLNELGYQTAAFGKVAHGSSAPRFGFEVSEGAKDMPKLLQNVTRFLEQRTDSRPLALFVGISNPHVPWPNQSDIDPAQIALPPTFVDTPRTRVQRSRYLQEVADLDRLLGNLRSLTAKHLDDDPIFLFSSDHGAQFPLGKWTLYDEGTRVPLIVSWPGKIKPNSTTDAMVSWVDLLPTLIDLAGGDTLNEIDGRSFASVLRGETNSHRELIFTTHSGDRKMNVYPIRSVRDQRFKYIRNIHPEFAFTTHIDLLLRETSGDYFIEWKDLAKTDSGAAAALARHHGRPAEELYDLENDPYEQNNLIGDPSLASKQRQLTSALDAWIDRQGDQLTVFHEPLMLDAPATWVPRQATKAKPKKK from the coding sequence ATGCGTCTTTCTCTTTTTACCGCAGTCTGCCTGTGTGTTGGAGTCATCTTTTCCGGCAACAGTCTGTCTGCCGATGAACTGCCTGATATTGTGGTTTATTTCGCCGACGACCTTTCGCAGCGTGATTGTTCGGTGTACGCCGATCGTGGCGTGAAAACTCCCGCGCTCGAAACCCTTGCGTCGCAGGGAATGACATTCACACACGCGTTCGTTGCCAGCCCGTCCTGTGCCCCCAGTCGCGCGGCGCTTCTGACAGGATTGATGCCGGCACGAAATGGTGCCGAAGAAAACCACACGTTCCCACATGACGACATCGATCGTCTCCCTCGACGACTTAACGAACTGGGCTACCAAACCGCCGCGTTTGGGAAAGTTGCTCACGGTTCTAGTGCTCCTCGATTCGGGTTCGAAGTTTCCGAGGGGGCAAAGGATATGCCCAAGTTACTGCAAAACGTGACGCGGTTCTTGGAACAGCGAACCGACTCACGCCCTCTAGCACTTTTCGTCGGAATCTCGAATCCGCATGTCCCATGGCCTAATCAGTCCGATATTGACCCTGCCCAGATAGCCTTGCCGCCGACGTTCGTTGATACCCCGCGGACTCGTGTTCAACGCTCGCGTTACTTACAGGAAGTTGCCGACTTGGATCGTTTGCTTGGTAACTTGCGGTCGCTTACCGCTAAGCACCTCGATGACGATCCGATCTTTCTGTTTTCCAGTGATCATGGGGCGCAGTTCCCACTGGGCAAGTGGACGCTCTACGACGAAGGCACTCGCGTGCCATTAATTGTTTCATGGCCCGGAAAGATCAAACCCAATAGTACCACCGACGCGATGGTCAGTTGGGTCGATCTACTACCGACACTAATCGACCTCGCCGGCGGGGACACCCTCAACGAGATCGACGGTCGTAGTTTTGCGAGTGTTCTTCGCGGCGAAACGAACTCCCACCGCGAATTGATCTTCACGACTCATAGCGGTGATCGAAAAATGAATGTCTATCCGATTCGTTCGGTACGCGATCAACGTTTCAAGTACATCCGCAACATCCATCCCGAGTTTGCCTTCACGACACACATCGATCTGTTGCTTCGCGAAACATCCGGGGATTACTTCATCGAATGGAAGGATCTTGCAAAAACAGATTCGGGCGCGGCGGCGGCACTCGCGAGACATCACGGGCGACCAGCCGAAGAGCTATATGATCTTGAAAATGATCCCTACGAACAAAACAATCTGATCGGCGATCCGTCGCTCGCGTCGAAACAACGACAACTCACGTCGGCGCTTGACGCATGGATTGATCGGCAAGGCGATCAGTTAACGGTCTTTCACGAACCACTCATGCTCGACGCACCCGCGACTTGGGTGCCTCGCCAGGCAACGAAGGCAAAGCCAAAGAAAAAATAG
- a CDS encoding DUF1501 domain-containing protein yields MNSTFTRRKLLRTGIASSAALSLHHDVVCPAVLCNAAEQSKADQNILVVIELAGGNDGLNTIIPHSDDEYRKARPNLRIDRQQCLAINSDRGFHPALTGFASLLEKGMLSIVHGVGYPNPNRSHFESMDIWHSCQRKDQSRIDGWVGRFLESLPRQGSNDPPALHLGREQQPFALMSREIRVPSIQSLQQFRLRSNQSVNLSDAIESIAATPAPADNDLLRFIQSSTSSAISTSKRMEETRKQIPENSTYPKTPLAEKLRTVASLIASKLQTRVYYVRLDGFDTHANQPDAHAALLREVGDATEAFINDLQGRGEADRVLVMCFSEFGRRVAENASDGTDHGTAAPVFFAGGKIRVGEIGEIPSLTDLDQGDLKHHTDFRSVYATVLQDWLECESEAILNGNFSPLELFGTKTS; encoded by the coding sequence ATGAACTCGACTTTCACTCGTCGCAAATTACTCCGCACCGGGATCGCATCATCGGCAGCATTATCGCTGCATCACGATGTGGTTTGCCCTGCCGTTTTATGCAACGCCGCCGAACAGTCCAAGGCAGACCAAAATATCTTGGTGGTCATCGAACTAGCCGGTGGAAATGATGGGCTCAATACAATCATCCCACACTCTGATGACGAGTATCGAAAGGCTCGCCCCAACCTGCGTATCGACCGCCAGCAGTGTCTGGCGATCAACTCCGATCGTGGATTTCATCCGGCACTAACGGGCTTCGCTTCGCTGCTCGAAAAAGGCATGCTGTCGATCGTCCACGGTGTCGGGTACCCCAACCCTAACCGATCGCACTTTGAATCGATGGACATTTGGCACTCATGCCAACGTAAAGATCAATCGCGGATCGATGGCTGGGTCGGCCGATTTCTCGAATCCCTCCCACGACAAGGCAGCAATGATCCGCCGGCACTTCATCTGGGACGCGAACAGCAGCCATTCGCGTTGATGTCACGCGAGATTAGGGTGCCTTCGATTCAATCACTTCAACAGTTTCGCCTTCGAAGTAATCAGAGCGTTAATCTTTCCGATGCCATCGAATCAATCGCCGCGACACCTGCACCTGCTGATAACGATCTGCTTCGCTTCATCCAAAGCAGCACCTCGTCGGCGATCTCGACCAGCAAGCGAATGGAAGAGACTCGGAAACAGATCCCCGAAAACTCCACTTACCCCAAAACCCCGCTAGCAGAAAAACTACGGACGGTCGCTAGCCTGATCGCGTCAAAGCTCCAGACTCGCGTGTACTATGTCCGCTTGGACGGGTTTGACACCCACGCGAATCAGCCGGACGCGCACGCCGCTCTGTTGCGTGAAGTCGGCGATGCGACCGAAGCCTTCATCAATGACTTGCAAGGTCGCGGGGAGGCTGATCGGGTGTTGGTGATGTGTTTCAGCGAATTTGGGCGGCGGGTTGCCGAAAATGCAAGCGACGGGACTGACCACGGAACGGCGGCCCCGGTTTTCTTTGCCGGCGGAAAAATTCGCGTCGGTGAAATTGGCGAAATCCCTAGCCTGACCGATTTAGACCAAGGTGACCTGAAGCACCACACGGACTTTCGGTCCGTTTACGCGACCGTCCTACAGGATTGGCTGGAATGCGAGAGCGAAGCCATTTTGAACGGCAACTTCTCGCCCCTAGAACTGTTTGGGACAAAGACTAGTTAG
- a CDS encoding DUF3352 domain-containing protein, which produces MSQRNFVREIGWFGVAICVILAGWPKLAAAENATVASRFLPPSTLVYAELADPVQVYSTILDHPLRQRLEQLLPVEMLKQTEDYRKFQAGVGLAEGLFGMPWREALESITENGIAFAVDLDTKGVALILAARDDHIAQSFVEKVMMIASLEKTADVQQVEYRGVKAFRRDDLRVAACAGHVLITNSSDLGRAVLDRMIDGSGLSLADDDTFSDALKARSNRSNGWGFVHLETIRKRELVPKLFAGQIDNPLVELMVGGIQSALARTPYGSAGVNLDQSGLELHFAVPFEADWIPERREYYFGPGASGTGPALPVIDQELLEISTHRNLAELWMRAGDLFDERINDEFAKADATLTTIFAGRDFGEDILGAINPEIGLIAVRQNYSDQLPQPAIKLPAFALIMTMKDPQKVSRDFRRTFQSVVGFFNVVGAQEGLNQLELDMEKFSDRSQLVISRYVPEQDAADSTHAKIIFNFSPTIGFADERFILSSTTDLARILTKHSDWPTNHPNANVSAEISADVLQQVLADNRAQLVAQNMLEEGHSKEEAESVIGLILDTVGFLSSASARLVHEDKTLKLTFRVGVDAE; this is translated from the coding sequence ATGTCACAACGAAACTTCGTGCGTGAAATCGGTTGGTTTGGCGTTGCGATCTGCGTGATCCTAGCCGGATGGCCTAAACTCGCCGCCGCGGAAAACGCCACAGTCGCATCGCGATTCCTCCCTCCATCAACGTTGGTGTACGCGGAGCTCGCGGACCCGGTGCAGGTTTATTCGACAATTCTTGATCATCCGCTACGTCAGCGGCTTGAGCAATTGCTCCCCGTCGAGATGCTCAAGCAAACCGAAGACTATCGCAAGTTTCAAGCCGGGGTTGGGTTGGCCGAAGGCTTGTTCGGCATGCCATGGCGAGAGGCACTTGAATCGATTACCGAAAACGGGATTGCCTTCGCGGTCGACTTGGATACGAAAGGCGTGGCGTTGATCCTCGCGGCGCGTGACGACCACATCGCCCAATCGTTTGTCGAGAAGGTGATGATGATCGCCAGCCTGGAGAAAACAGCCGACGTCCAGCAAGTTGAGTACCGAGGCGTGAAAGCCTTTCGACGGGACGATCTACGTGTCGCAGCGTGCGCGGGCCACGTACTGATCACCAACAGTTCTGACCTCGGCCGAGCCGTCTTGGATCGCATGATTGACGGATCGGGACTCTCTCTCGCTGACGACGACACGTTTTCCGACGCCCTCAAGGCTCGTAGCAATCGATCGAATGGATGGGGGTTCGTTCATCTTGAAACGATTCGCAAACGGGAATTAGTCCCCAAATTGTTTGCCGGCCAGATCGATAATCCCTTGGTCGAGTTGATGGTCGGAGGGATTCAATCGGCACTCGCGAGGACACCGTACGGATCGGCCGGGGTGAATCTGGATCAATCCGGGCTTGAGCTTCATTTTGCGGTTCCGTTTGAAGCCGACTGGATCCCTGAAAGACGTGAGTATTACTTTGGCCCCGGCGCGAGCGGAACTGGCCCGGCACTGCCGGTCATTGACCAGGAGCTACTGGAAATCAGCACCCATCGGAACCTCGCTGAGCTTTGGATGCGTGCAGGTGACCTATTCGACGAACGGATCAATGATGAATTTGCCAAGGCCGATGCGACGCTCACCACGATTTTCGCGGGTCGTGACTTCGGCGAAGACATCTTGGGCGCGATCAATCCAGAAATCGGACTGATCGCCGTTCGCCAGAACTACTCCGATCAATTGCCCCAGCCGGCGATCAAACTCCCCGCGTTTGCATTGATCATGACGATGAAGGATCCACAAAAAGTCTCTCGTGATTTTCGGAGAACGTTTCAAAGTGTGGTCGGCTTCTTCAACGTGGTCGGAGCCCAGGAGGGTCTGAATCAACTAGAACTCGACATGGAAAAATTCAGTGACAGGTCGCAACTCGTGATCAGTCGCTATGTCCCAGAACAGGATGCAGCCGACTCGACTCATGCGAAAATCATCTTTAACTTTTCGCCGACAATCGGATTTGCTGACGAGCGGTTTATTCTGTCAAGCACGACCGATTTAGCCAGGATTTTGACCAAGCATTCCGACTGGCCAACGAATCATCCAAACGCGAACGTTTCGGCCGAAATCTCCGCCGATGTATTGCAGCAAGTGTTGGCCGACAACCGGGCTCAATTGGTCGCCCAGAATATGCTCGAAGAAGGCCACTCCAAAGAGGAAGCTGAATCGGTAATCGGGCTGATTCTCGATACCGTCGGATTTCTTTCTTCTGCATCCGCTCGATTGGTGCACGAAGACAAAACACTGAAGCTAACGTTCCGCGTGGGAGTCGATGCCGAATAG